GAGATCGGCACCGGCTACTTCCAGGAGACGCGTCCCACCCTGACGTTCCAGGAGTGCAGCCACTACTGCGAGCTCGTCACCCGTCCCGAACAGCTGCCGCGGGTCACCCAGATCGCGGTCCAGCAGGCGCTCGGCCGCGGCGGGGTGGGGGTCGTCGCCCTGCCCGGAGACGTGGCCGACCAGGAGGCCAGCGGCGCCTATCTGGAGCACACCTACCGGTTGGATCAGCGGCCCGCCGCCCGGCCGTCCGACGAGGTGCTCGACGAGTTCGTCGGGCTGGTCGAAGGGGCGGGGCGGGTGACGCTGTTCTGCGGCCGCGGGGTCGCCGGCGCCCACCAGGAGGTCCTGGCCCTGGCCGAGCGGCTCAAGGCCCCGGTCGGGCACGCGCTCGGCGGCAAGGAGTGGATTCAGCACGACAACCCGTACGACGTCGGCATGTCCGGGCTGCTCGGCTACGGGGCCTGCTACGAGGCCATGCACGGATGCGACCTGCTGGTGCTGCTGGGCACCGACTTCCCCTATGTGCAGTTCATGCCGACCCGGCCCAAGGTGGTGCAGGTCGACATCCGGCGCGAGCGGCTGGGCAGCCGGTCGCGCCTGGACCTGGGTGTCTGGGGTGATGTCAAGGAGACCCTGAGGGCGCTGCTGTCCCGGGTGCCCGAGCGGTCGGACCGCGCCTTCCTGGACCAGATGCTGGCCCGGCATCGTGAGCTGGCGGGGCGGGTCCGGGCCTATACCGACGAGGTGCGCGGGCGCCGGCCCATCCACCCCGAGCACGTCACCGCCGTGCTCGACGACCTGGCCGCCGACGACGCCGTGTTCACCGTCGACACCGGCATGTGCAACGTCTGGGCGGCGCGCCTGATCCGCGCCACCGCCGGGCGGCGCATGCTCGGCTCGTTCGCGCATGGGTCGATGGCCAACGCGCTGCCGCAGGCGATCGGCGCCCAGCTGCCCGACCGTGGCCGCCAGGTGATCGCCATGTGCGGCGACGGCGGCTTCGCCATGCTCATGGGTGAGCTGCTCACCCTCCTCCAGTACGACCTGCCGGTGAAGCTCGTCGTCTTCGACAACGGCTCGCTGGGCATGGTGGCGCTGGAGATGCTGGTCGCCGGCTACCCGCCCTACGGGACCGGCTTGAAGAACCCGGACTTCGCCGCCATGGCCCGGGCCGCCGGCATGACCGGGATCCGCATCGAGGACCCGGACGACGTCCGCGACGGCCTGCGCGAGGCGCTGGCGGCCGAGGGGCCGGCGCTGGTCGACGTGCTCACCGACCCCAACGCCCTGTCGATGCCGCCGAAGATCACCGGCGAGCAGGTCAAGGGGTTCGCCCTTGCGATGAGCCGGCTGGTGCTGTCCGGCGACGCCGACGAGGTGGTCAACATGGCCCGCAGCAACTTGCGCAACCTGCCACGGCCTTGACGATCGAGCTCGTGGGCACCAAGGCACGGCTCCAGCAACCACTGGAGTTGGTGGCGCCGTCATACTTCGTCGACCCGGTTGCACAGGAGGGCAAGCGCATGGAGCCCGACAGCGGTCTCGACTTCGTCGTCGACGACCTGCCAGGAATCGGTCGCAGCTACCAGATGACGGGAACCAACGGCGGCCTCATCACCGTCGTCATCCATGACAGCGGGCGCCGCGTTGTCTACGGCCGCAACGCCGATGCCGACCAGGCCTCGGCGGTAGAGCTGAGCGACCACCAGGCGCGCAAGCTCGGGGCGATTCTGGGCGGGGCGTTCTTCAAGCCGGCGGTGGTGGAGGAGGTCGAGGCGGTGTTCGACGACCTGCTCATCGACTGGGTGGCCCTCGAGCCCGACTCGCCTGGGGCTGACAGGTCCATCGCCGAGCTGGAGATACGTCGCGCAACCGGGGTGACCATCATCGCCATCATCCGCGGCGATCAGGCGATCACTGCTCCCGAGCCATCAGAGATCCTGCGGGCCGGCGACCGCCTCGTCGTCGTCAGCCGGCCCCGGGACCTGGGTGCGTTCCGTGATCTCGTCGTGGGCTGAACGAGCTGCCGGAGGCGGCAAGGTTTGTAGCGTCCGACACCGGCAAGGCAATTGGCACGCTCGACTACTGCCTGAGGAGGCTGCCCCGTGACACGAGTGACGATCGTTGGTGCGGGCAACATGGGCCGCGGCATCGGAACCCGCGTGGTCGCGGGAGGCCACCAGGTCGAGATCGTGGACCGCGACCCGGCGGATGCGCAGCGGCTCGCCGGGGACCTCGGTGGCTCCGCCACCGCGCTCGATCCCCAGGAACCGTTCGGCGGCGAAGTGGTCGTCCTCGCCGTCTACTATCCCGGCATCAAGGACGCCGCCCGGCAGTACGCCGACCAGCTCGCCGGCAAGACCGTCGTCGACATCACCAACCCGGTCGACACCCAGACCTGGGACCGGCTGGCGACGCCCCCCGGGACCTCCTCCGCCGAGGAGGTCCAGCAGCTCGTCCCGCAGGGGACACCGGTCGTGAAGGCGTTCAACACCACCTTCTCCGGCACGCTCGTGGGGGGCGAGGTCGACGGCCAGCGGCTCGACGTCCTCATCGCCGGTGACGACGAGGCCGCCAAGCAGAAGGTGTCGCAGCTGGCCGCCGACGGCGGGCTGCGGCCCATCGACGTCGGCCCCCTCAGCCGCGCCCAGCAGCTCGAGCAGCTCGGCTTCCTCCACATCTCGCTCCAGCAGCCG
This window of the Actinomycetota bacterium genome carries:
- a CDS encoding pyruvate dehydrogenase; the protein is MAKRTVADQFVEILLAAGVRRMYGVVGDSLNPVVDAIRRHDGIDWVQVRHEEAGAFAAGAEAQLTGRLVACAGSCGPGNLHLINGLYDAHRSMAPVLALAAQIPSTEIGTGYFQETRPTLTFQECSHYCELVTRPEQLPRVTQIAVQQALGRGGVGVVALPGDVADQEASGAYLEHTYRLDQRPAARPSDEVLDEFVGLVEGAGRVTLFCGRGVAGAHQEVLALAERLKAPVGHALGGKEWIQHDNPYDVGMSGLLGYGACYEAMHGCDLLVLLGTDFPYVQFMPTRPKVVQVDIRRERLGSRSRLDLGVWGDVKETLRALLSRVPERSDRAFLDQMLARHRELAGRVRAYTDEVRGRRPIHPEHVTAVLDDLAADDAVFTVDTGMCNVWAARLIRATAGRRMLGSFAHGSMANALPQAIGAQLPDRGRQVIAMCGDGGFAMLMGELLTLLQYDLPVKLVVFDNGSLGMVALEMLVAGYPPYGTGLKNPDFAAMARAAGMTGIRIEDPDDVRDGLREALAAEGPALVDVLTDPNALSMPPKITGEQVKGFALAMSRLVLSGDADEVVNMARSNLRNLPRP
- a CDS encoding TrkA C-terminal domain-containing protein, yielding MTIELVGTKARLQQPLELVAPSYFVDPVAQEGKRMEPDSGLDFVVDDLPGIGRSYQMTGTNGGLITVVIHDSGRRVVYGRNADADQASAVELSDHQARKLGAILGGAFFKPAVVEEVEAVFDDLLIDWVALEPDSPGADRSIAELEIRRATGVTIIAIIRGDQAITAPEPSEILRAGDRLVVVSRPRDLGAFRDLVVG
- a CDS encoding NADPH-dependent F420 reductase, whose translation is MTRVTIVGAGNMGRGIGTRVVAGGHQVEIVDRDPADAQRLAGDLGGSATALDPQEPFGGEVVVLAVYYPGIKDAARQYADQLAGKTVVDITNPVDTQTWDRLATPPGTSSAEEVQQLVPQGTPVVKAFNTTFSGTLVGGEVDGQRLDVLIAGDDEAAKQKVSQLAADGGLRPIDVGPLSRAQQLEQLGFLHISLQQPLGLNFGSAVKLVMP